A portion of the Anabas testudineus chromosome 22, fAnaTes1.2, whole genome shotgun sequence genome contains these proteins:
- the LOC113148745 gene encoding lysozyme C-like, with protein sequence MRSLVFLLFVAVASAKVYSRCEWVRILKNSGMDGYRGYSLANWVCLSKWESSYNTQAINHNTDGSTDYGIFQINSRWWCSNGTPSSNACNIKCSELLTDNVAVAINCAKRVVRDPNGMGAWVAWRNHCKGRDLSSYVSGCGL encoded by the exons ATGAGGAGTCTGGTGTTTCTGCTGTTCGTGGCTGTGGCCAGTGCCAAAGTCTACTCGCGCTGTGAATGGGTTCGAATTTTGAAGAACAGTGGGATGGATGGCTACCGTGGCTACAGCCTGGCCAACT GGGTTTGCCTGAGCAAGTGGGAGTCAAGCTACAACACCCAAGCTATCAACCATAACACTGATGGATCCACCGACTACGGCATCTTCCAAATTAACAGCCGTTGGTGGTGTAGCAATGGCACGCCCTCTTCAAATGCATGCAACATCAAGTGCAGTG aGCTTTTGACTGATAACGTGGCCGTGGCAATCAACTGCGCCAAGCGAGTTGTTAGGGACCCTAATGGCATGGGAGCCTG GGTGGCCTGGCGCAATCACTGCAAGGGCAGAGACCTGAGCTCCTATGTCTCAGGGTGTGGTCTGTGA